TGTGCGTGATGACCCGGCCCCAGTCGATGGGGAAGGGGTCCTTGGGCAGGCCCAGCATCGCGACGCGTCCGCCGTGGTTCATGTTGGCGAGCATGTCCTCGACGGCCGAGGGCACGCCCGACATCTCGAGCCCGATGTCGAAGCCCTCCTTCATGCCCAGCTCGGTCATGGCCTCGCGCAGGTTGCTGCGGGCGGCGTTGACGACGAGGTCGGCGCCGGCCCTTCTGGCCAGCTCGAGGCGGTAGTCGCTGACGTCGGTCACGACCACGTGCCGGGCTCCGACGTGGCGGGCGATGGCCGCGGCCATGACACCGATCGGACCTGCCCCCGTGATGACGACGTCCTCCCCGGCCATGGGGAACGACAGCGCGGTGTGGGTGGCATTGCCGAAGGGGTCGAACACCGCGCCGAGGTCGGGGTCGAGGTCGTCGGGCTGCACCCACACGTTGCTCGCCGGGATGACGACGTAGTCGGCGAACGCGCCGTCGCGGTTGACCCCGACACCCTTGGTGTGGATGCAGACGTGCCGCCGTCCGGCCCGGCAGTTGCGGCACGTCCCACAGACGATGTGGCCCTCGCCCGACGCGCGCTGCCCGACCTGGACGCTCGTGACGTCCTCACCCACCTCTGCGACCTCGCCGTAGAATTCGTGCCCGATGACCATCGGCGGCTTGACCGTCGAGGCTGCCCAGTCGTCCCACTGCTCCAGGTGCAGGTCGGTGCCGCACAGGCCTGCCCGCAGCACGCGGATCTTCACGTCGGTGGGGCCGACCTCCGGCTCGGGGACGTCCAGCATCTCCAGCCCGGGGCCGGCGGTGGTCTTCACGAGTGCTCGCACGCGCCCAACATAGTGGCACCGCCTACAGTCACTCCCATGGCCAGGTACTTCGACGTGCACCCCGTCGACCCCCAGCCGCGGTCGATCCAGCAGGCGGTGCAGATCCTCCGCGACGGCGGGGTGGTCGC
This genomic interval from Knoellia sp. p5-6-4 contains the following:
- the tdh gene encoding L-threonine 3-dehydrogenase, with translation MRALVKTTAGPGLEMLDVPEPEVGPTDVKIRVLRAGLCGTDLHLEQWDDWAASTVKPPMVIGHEFYGEVAEVGEDVTSVQVGQRASGEGHIVCGTCRNCRAGRRHVCIHTKGVGVNRDGAFADYVVIPASNVWVQPDDLDPDLGAVFDPFGNATHTALSFPMAGEDVVITGAGPIGVMAAAIARHVGARHVVVTDVSDYRLELARRAGADLVVNAARSNLREAMTELGMKEGFDIGLEMSGVPSAVEDMLANMNHGGRVAMLGLPKDPFPIDWGRVITHMITIKGIYGREMYDTWYAMSSMLQTSPVLRERVASVITHRFPAEKWQDAFDAARSGQCGKVVMDWS